One genomic region from Hyalangium ruber encodes:
- a CDS encoding DUF488 domain-containing protein, which translates to MPIKTKRWCVPAEPDDGFRVLICRYRPRGLTKAKETWDVWMRDLGPSPELFDAFHGKGQTPITLDAYRERYVREMEAQRETITELAARVDTGETVTLLCSKDCILEPACHRSILAELIEAARRR; encoded by the coding sequence ATGCCCATCAAGACCAAGCGCTGGTGCGTTCCCGCCGAGCCCGATGACGGCTTCCGCGTCCTCATCTGCCGGTACCGGCCGCGCGGGCTGACCAAGGCCAAGGAGACCTGGGACGTGTGGATGCGCGACCTGGGGCCCAGCCCCGAGCTGTTCGACGCCTTCCACGGAAAGGGCCAGACGCCCATCACGCTGGACGCCTACCGCGAGCGCTACGTTCGCGAGATGGAGGCGCAACGAGAGACGATCACCGAGCTGGCCGCCCGGGTGGACACAGGGGAGACGGTGACGCTGCTCTGCTCGAAGGACTGCATCCTCGAGCCGGCCTGCCACCGCTCCATTCTCGCCGAGCTCATCGAGGCGGCCCGCCGCCGGTGA
- a CDS encoding HesB/IscA family protein: METTTTTPATPVAQPAWEPTPHVPMRLSVAAISQVKEVIKAQGFEGYFFSIRVVPAGCSGLGYDLNLVKEAKPNDHIWEQDGVKITTDALSSKYLLGTTVDYVSSVTGAGFKFENPNAKSSCGCGTSFTT; this comes from the coding sequence ATGGAAACGACGACGACGACTCCTGCCACTCCCGTGGCCCAGCCTGCCTGGGAGCCCACCCCGCATGTGCCGATGCGGCTGTCCGTGGCGGCGATCAGCCAGGTGAAGGAGGTCATCAAGGCCCAGGGCTTCGAGGGCTACTTCTTCTCGATTCGGGTGGTGCCGGCCGGCTGCAGCGGGCTCGGCTATGACCTGAACCTGGTGAAGGAAGCCAAGCCGAACGACCACATCTGGGAGCAGGACGGGGTGAAGATCACGACCGACGCGCTGAGCAGCAAGTACCTGCTGGGCACGACGGTGGACTACGTGTCGAGCGTGACGGGCGCGGGCTTCAAGTTCGAGAACCCGAACGCCAAGTCGTCCTGCGGCTGCGGCACCTCGTTCACGACCTGA
- the moeB gene encoding molybdopterin-synthase adenylyltransferase MoeB, translating to MATTFRELLSNVKREIREVSVEEVRRLLDTRTPVKLVDVRESDEHSAGRLPGALHIPRGYLELRIEEQARRDEALVVYCAGGTRSALAVRTLRDMGYENVASMAGGFNRWSDAAYPVEKPLVLSAEQKERYRRHLILPEVGEAGQTKLLKSRVLLLGAGGLGSPAALYLAAAGVGTLGIVDMDVVDLSNLQRQVIHTRERQGQPKVESARAAIEALNPDVKVVPFAERLTSQNVLRILEGFDMVLDGGDNFPTRYLLNDACVVLKRPNIHGSIFRFEGQVTTFVPGEGPCYRCLYPAPPPPELAPSCAEAGVLGVLPGIIGLMQANEALKLILGKGQPLTGRLLTFDALGTRFQELKLRRDPKCPVCADGAKVEFIDYEQFCATA from the coding sequence ATGGCCACCACCTTCCGAGAACTGCTGTCCAACGTGAAGCGGGAGATCCGCGAGGTCTCCGTGGAGGAGGTCCGCCGCCTGCTGGACACCCGAACCCCCGTGAAGCTCGTGGACGTCCGCGAGTCAGACGAGCACTCGGCTGGCCGGCTGCCTGGAGCGCTCCATATCCCCCGAGGCTACCTGGAGCTGCGCATCGAGGAGCAGGCCCGCCGGGACGAGGCGCTCGTCGTCTACTGCGCGGGCGGCACGCGCTCGGCGCTGGCGGTCCGCACCCTGCGGGACATGGGCTACGAGAACGTGGCCTCCATGGCCGGCGGCTTCAACCGCTGGAGCGACGCCGCCTACCCCGTGGAGAAGCCCCTGGTCCTCTCCGCCGAGCAGAAGGAGCGCTACCGCCGCCACCTCATCCTCCCCGAGGTGGGCGAGGCCGGGCAGACGAAGCTGCTCAAGTCCCGGGTGCTGCTGCTGGGCGCGGGCGGGCTCGGCTCGCCGGCGGCGCTCTACCTGGCCGCGGCGGGCGTGGGCACCCTGGGCATCGTCGACATGGACGTGGTGGACCTGAGCAACCTCCAGCGCCAGGTCATCCACACCCGCGAGCGCCAGGGCCAGCCCAAGGTGGAGAGCGCCCGGGCCGCCATCGAGGCCCTCAACCCCGATGTGAAGGTGGTGCCCTTCGCCGAGCGGCTCACCTCCCAGAACGTGCTGCGCATCCTCGAGGGCTTCGACATGGTCCTCGACGGCGGGGACAACTTCCCCACCCGCTACCTGCTCAATGACGCGTGCGTGGTGCTCAAGCGGCCCAACATCCACGGCTCCATCTTCCGCTTCGAGGGCCAGGTGACGACGTTCGTCCCCGGCGAGGGCCCCTGCTACCGCTGCCTCTACCCTGCCCCGCCCCCACCGGAGCTGGCGCCCTCGTGCGCGGAGGCCGGCGTGCTGGGCGTGCTGCCCGGCATCATCGGCCTCATGCAGGCCAACGAGGCGCTCAAGCTCATCCTCGGCAAGGGCCAGCCGCTCACCGGCCGGCTGCTCACCTTCGACGCGCTGGGCACCCGCTTCCAGGAGCTCAAGCTGCGCCGAGACCCCAAGTGCCCCGTGTGCGCCGACGGGGCCAAGGTGGAGTTCATCGACTACGAGCAGTTCTGCGCCACCGCCTGA
- a CDS encoding rhodanese-like domain-containing protein, translated as MPIPEIAPAELAAQLAGPAETRPALLDVRFPYEHAYVALPGSVLIPLPELDERADELEALRGRPVVVYCHHGVRSLDGAAYLRARGLDAVSLHGGIDLYSELVDPRLPRY; from the coding sequence ATGCCCATCCCGGAGATCGCCCCCGCGGAGCTCGCCGCCCAGCTCGCGGGCCCCGCCGAGACGCGCCCCGCCCTGCTCGATGTGCGCTTTCCCTATGAGCACGCCTACGTGGCGCTGCCTGGCTCGGTGCTCATCCCCCTGCCCGAGCTGGACGAGCGCGCCGACGAGCTGGAGGCCCTCCGGGGCCGCCCCGTCGTCGTCTACTGCCACCACGGCGTGCGCAGCCTGGATGGCGCGGCATACCTGCGCGCGCGCGGCCTGGACGCGGTGTCGCTCCACGGTGGCATCGATCTCTACTCAGAGCTCGTGGACCCGCGCCTGCCCCGCTACTGA
- a CDS encoding serine/threonine protein kinase has translation MNPQPFGKYQLLKKLATGGMAEVWLARQAGIEGFAKNVVIKRILPHLAEDREFVEMFKNEALIAANFNHPNIAQVYEFGEANGTYFIAMEFIHGEDLGRVMRKAWGAGQWIARPLAIRIVASACEGLYYAHTRLDGAGRPLKVVHRDISPQNILISFDGSVKLVDFGIAKAADSMGLTKSGAIKGKFAYMAPEQAAGKALDARADIFAIGLVLYELLTGVRPLKRDSELATLQAALECAIQAPSEVADVPSELDSVVMNALSKAADDRYRDARQFQVALEETLVAQRWVASSVQISELMETLFADRLEEEKKSGNPEPIGEDSVASANPAAPNPPSERITDPGSNPGGGRSSPAADRNWEEPPGDPQRGERGRTNVGARPSTRTMSLAEEMAEYAAPAGGTSVGRRRTGESPRRPTSAQHTTIARTNSRSDMRQADGDAPPPRRTNSRQLPMDEDEPRPGPRPSRVAALAVDARARYDEDPYADPERTRLPPRERERERDEEPEDSYPDDMETLPPPSPPPRRRPTGHVSRIQPAEQAAPPPRRRTSSRVDVKQAPPPRQARNEDDAPARVMQKAESRLPKLRLPAETLKIVFFGLAAVAVAALMVIFWPKLMRKPIDGMGVFVSVDTLPKVNVKVRHSDKCGSPEPFTELGLTPLRAVSGAHIQDTLILENKEQGIYAEEEEALRFGEPGETKTIKREFRLGHVRLKVIPKSAGALKITRDGQDLGPYLPGGKLELMEGTHTLELRGDNLKESVMVEVTVKARDLTEKVVDVSDKL, from the coding sequence ATGAACCCTCAACCCTTCGGCAAATATCAGCTTCTGAAGAAACTCGCCACGGGCGGCATGGCCGAGGTGTGGCTTGCGCGCCAGGCGGGTATCGAGGGCTTCGCCAAGAACGTCGTCATCAAGCGCATCCTTCCGCACCTGGCGGAGGACCGCGAGTTCGTGGAGATGTTCAAGAACGAGGCGCTGATCGCCGCCAACTTCAACCACCCGAACATCGCCCAGGTCTACGAGTTCGGCGAAGCCAACGGCACCTACTTCATCGCCATGGAGTTCATCCACGGCGAGGACCTGGGCCGGGTGATGCGCAAGGCGTGGGGCGCGGGCCAGTGGATCGCCCGCCCGCTGGCCATCCGCATCGTCGCCAGCGCCTGCGAGGGTCTCTACTACGCGCACACGCGCCTGGATGGCGCGGGCCGCCCGCTCAAGGTGGTTCACCGCGACATCTCTCCGCAGAACATCCTGATCAGCTTCGACGGCTCGGTGAAGCTGGTGGACTTCGGCATCGCCAAGGCGGCCGACTCGATGGGCCTGACGAAGTCGGGCGCCATCAAGGGCAAGTTCGCGTACATGGCGCCGGAGCAGGCGGCGGGCAAGGCGCTGGATGCGCGCGCCGACATCTTCGCCATCGGCCTGGTGCTCTACGAGCTGCTCACCGGGGTGCGTCCGCTCAAGCGCGACTCGGAGCTGGCCACGCTGCAGGCGGCGCTCGAGTGCGCCATCCAGGCGCCCTCCGAGGTGGCCGATGTGCCCTCGGAGCTGGACTCGGTGGTGATGAACGCGCTGTCCAAGGCGGCCGATGACCGCTACCGCGACGCGCGGCAGTTCCAGGTGGCCCTCGAGGAGACGCTCGTCGCCCAGCGGTGGGTGGCCAGCTCGGTGCAGATCTCCGAGCTGATGGAGACGCTCTTCGCCGACCGGCTCGAGGAGGAGAAGAAGTCGGGCAACCCGGAGCCCATCGGCGAGGACTCGGTCGCCTCGGCCAACCCGGCGGCGCCCAACCCTCCGTCCGAGCGCATTACGGATCCCGGCTCCAACCCGGGCGGTGGGCGCTCGTCGCCAGCCGCGGACAGGAACTGGGAGGAGCCGCCGGGCGACCCCCAGCGAGGCGAGCGCGGGCGGACCAACGTGGGGGCGCGTCCCAGCACGCGCACCATGTCGCTGGCCGAGGAGATGGCCGAGTACGCGGCGCCCGCCGGTGGCACCTCGGTGGGCCGTCGCCGCACGGGCGAGTCTCCCCGCCGCCCCACCAGCGCCCAGCACACCACCATCGCGCGCACCAACTCGCGCTCGGACATGCGCCAGGCCGACGGAGACGCGCCTCCGCCGCGTCGCACCAATTCGCGCCAGTTGCCCATGGACGAGGACGAGCCGAGGCCCGGGCCCCGGCCCTCGCGCGTGGCGGCGCTCGCCGTCGATGCCCGCGCCCGGTACGACGAGGATCCATACGCCGACCCCGAGCGCACCCGGCTGCCGCCGCGTGAGCGCGAGCGCGAGCGCGACGAGGAGCCCGAGGACTCGTATCCCGACGACATGGAGACGCTGCCGCCGCCGTCTCCGCCGCCGCGTCGCCGCCCCACGGGGCATGTGAGCCGCATCCAGCCGGCCGAGCAGGCCGCGCCACCTCCGCGTCGGCGCACCTCCAGCCGGGTGGACGTGAAGCAGGCGCCGCCTCCCAGGCAGGCCCGGAATGAGGACGACGCGCCAGCACGGGTCATGCAGAAGGCGGAGTCGCGCCTGCCCAAGCTGCGGCTCCCCGCCGAGACCCTGAAGATCGTCTTCTTCGGGTTGGCGGCCGTGGCGGTGGCTGCGCTGATGGTCATCTTCTGGCCCAAGCTGATGCGCAAGCCCATCGACGGCATGGGCGTGTTCGTCTCGGTGGACACCCTGCCGAAGGTGAACGTGAAGGTGCGCCACAGCGACAAGTGCGGCAGCCCCGAGCCCTTCACCGAGCTGGGCCTCACGCCGCTCCGTGCGGTGTCGGGCGCGCACATCCAGGACACCCTCATCCTCGAGAACAAGGAGCAGGGCATCTATGCCGAGGAGGAGGAGGCCCTGCGCTTCGGCGAGCCTGGCGAGACCAAGACCATCAAGCGCGAGTTCCGGCTCGGGCACGTGCGGCTCAAGGTCATCCCCAAGAGCGCGGGGGCGCTGAAGATCACCCGCGACGGGCAGGATCTCGGCCCCTACCTGCCGGGCGGCAAGCTGGAGCTGATGGAGGGCACGCACACGCTGGAGCTGCGTGGCGACAACCTCAAGGAGTCGGTCATGGTCGAGGTCACCGTCAAGGCGAGGGACCTGACCGAGAAGGTCGTGGACGTGTCCGACAAGCTCTGA